A window of the Clupea harengus chromosome 8, Ch_v2.0.2, whole genome shotgun sequence genome harbors these coding sequences:
- the LOC105895284 gene encoding solute carrier family 22 member 4-like, which yields MVDYDETTAFLGVWGQFQQIVFFVLCFSTIPNGFSAFSVIFLAAAPPHHCLVPEGNLSEAWRAAIIPSQVVNGQAEQSMCSRYRLDVVKNYSAHGQVPGVDVNVTDIEQEPCVDGWSYSTDIYQSTIVTEFDLVCGQRWKESFTSSVYFLGVLCGSFFSGQLSDWCGRKPVLFMTMMIQTVFTFVQVFSTSWEMFSVFFFIVGLGQISNYVAAFVLGAEILSGSVRVLYSSLGVCLCFAIGYMMLPLIAFYIRDWRKLLVTLSVPGLIYIPLWWLIPESPRWLLSQGRVKEAEAILRDAARRNKVIAPEIIFVEVEDESSKTTEKYNFLDLLKVAKIRYVTLILFLVWMTLSMGYFGLSLNTSRLYGDPYVNCFISAAIEVPAYLISWLSVHFLPRRLSCVVSMTLAGAALYSVQIAPADLPAASRALEMLGKFGIATGTAQMFVFTGELYPTVIRNTAVGACAMVSRVGSIIAPYLIHLSVFNAALPHMLMGSLCILSGAAAILLPESFRKPLPQTIDQMHQMEWNTCSCHSKEEDPCGDIENINTVVLEVKL from the exons ATGGTGGACTATGATGAAACTACTGCTTTCCTGGGTGTGTGGGGACAGTTTCAGCAGATTGTATTCTTTGTACTCTGTTTCAGTACCATCCCCAATGGATTTAGTGCCTTCTCAGTTATATTTCTCGCAGCTGCACCACCCCACCACTGCCTGGTTCCTGAGGGGAACCTGAGTGAGGCATGGAGGGCAGCCATCATTCCGTCCCAGGTGGTGAACGGGCAGGCGGAGCAGAGCATGTGCAGCAGGTACAGGCTGGATGTGGTGAAGAACTACTCTGCTCATGGCCAAGTCCCTGGTGTTGATGTCAACGTCACAGACATCGAGCAGGAGCcatgtgtggatggatggagctACAGTACAGATATCTACCAGTCCACTATTGTTACTGAG TTTGACCTTGTCTGTGGTCAACGCTGGAAGGAATCGTTCACCTCCTCGGTCTACTTCCTTGGCGTCTTATGTGGGTCATTCTTTTCTGGTCAACTGTCAGACTG GTGTGGAAGGAAACCTGTCCTTTTTATGACCATGATGATCCAGACGGTGTTCACCTTTGTTCAGGTTTTTTCAACATCTTGGGAAatgttctctgtttttttcttcattgtAGGATTGGGACAGATATCAAACTATGTGGCAGCCTTTGTCTTAG GTGCAGAGATTCTGTCTGGTTCTGTGAGAGTCCTCTACTCATCTCTTGGTGTCTGCTTATGCTTTGCCATTGGCTACATGATGTTGCCCCTGATTGCGTTTTATATCCGTGACTGGAGAAAGCTCTTGGTCACCCTGTCTGTCCCTGGACTGATCTACATCCCTCTCTGGTG GTTAATTCCAGAGTCTCCTCGCTGGCTTCTGTCTCAGGGTAGAGTGAAGGAGGCAGAGGCCATACTGAGGGATGCAGCCAGGAGAAATAAAGTAATTGCCCCAGAGATCATCTTTGTGGAG gttGAAGATGAATCATCTAAAACCACagagaaatataattttttgGATCTCCTGAAAGTGGCCAAAATAAGATATGTAACACTAATTCTTTTTTTAGTCTG GATGACCCTGAGTATGGGTTATTTTGGCCTGTCTTTGAACACATCCCGCCTGTATGGAGACCCCTATGTCAACTGCTTCATCTCCGCTGCCATCGAAGTTCCTGCTTACCTCATCAGCTGGCTGTCCGTGCACTTTCTCCCCAGGAGGCTTTCCTGTGTGGTTAGCATGACGCTAGCAGGGGCTGCTCTCTACTCAGTACAAATAGCACCGGCAG ACTTGCCAGCCGCCTCCAGGGCTCTGGAGATGTTGGGCAAGTTTGGGATAGCCACCGGAACAGCACAGATGTTTGTCTTCACTGGCGAGTTGTACCCTACTGTGATCAGGAACACTGCAGTGGGGGCCTGTGCCATGGTCTCTCGTGTTGGCAGTATCATTGCTCCCTATCTCATCCATTTAA GTGTATTTAATGCGGCCCTACCTCACATGCTCATGGGGAGCCTATGTATCCTGTCTGGAGCAGCCGCCATCCTGCTGCCAGAGAGCTTCAGGAAGCCTCTCCCACAGACCATAGACCAGATGCATCAAATGGAGTG GAATACATGCTCATGCCACTCCAAAGAAGAGGACCCATGTGGGGACATAGAGAACATTAATACAGTGGTGTTGGAGGTCAAACTATGA